In a single window of the Arachis hypogaea cultivar Tifrunner chromosome 6, arahy.Tifrunner.gnm2.J5K5, whole genome shotgun sequence genome:
- the LOC112805698 gene encoding protein FAR1-RELATED SEQUENCE 5-like produces the protein MESVLEEQNIEIFGSITVNMFYDFLGLEDVPKVGMCFGTIEDANQFYQNYAKRVGFVTKIKFTRRVSKDKVPKNQMITCNREEKRKSRVSPIEKTNPRTNYNCLTRISIRLNKEGLWIISKVCLDHSHPCDPEMAKLLTRNREMTMHMCRVIERNDEAGVRPSKTYKVLMGEAGGFSKINLIEKDVRNYLSRKVRNVTEEMDVREMLKYFTQMKDMNSDFYFDVELDQNKHLKTIFWADARSRAAYEYFGDVVSFDTTYKTNRYDKPFSSFVGVNHHGNSMLLGCGLLTKKNSGSFTWLFNAWLTCMHGKAPKSIITDHASEYELELRM, from the exons ATGGAATCAGTGTTAGAAGAACAGAATATTGAA ATATTTGGTTCTATAACAGTAAACATGTTCTATGATTTTTTGGGGTTGGAG GATGTGCCCAAGGTTGGCATGTGTTTTGGAACCATTGAAGATGCAAATCAATTTTATCAGAATTATGCCAAGCGCGTTGGTTTTGTTACTAAGATAAAATTTACCCGAAGAGTTAGTAAAGATAAGGTTCCTAAGAATCAAATGATCACTTGCAATAGGGAGGAGAAACGCAAGTCTAGAGTTTCACCAATAGAAAAGACCAACCCTAGAACCAACTACAATTGTCTCACAAGGATTTCTATTAGGTTAAATAAGGAGGGTCTTTGGATTATATCGAAGGTGTGCTTGGATCATTCACATCCTTGTGATCCAGAGATGGCAAAACTGTTGACACGTAATAGAGAGATGACTATGCACATGTGTCGAGTCATTGAGAGGAATGATGAAGCAGGTGTGAgaccaagcaaaacatataaagtATTGATGGGTGAAGCAGGGGGTTTTTCTAAGATAAACTTAATAGAAAAAGATGTTAGGAACTATCTCAGCAGAAAGGTACGCAATGTTACGGAAGAAATGGATGTTAGGGAGATGTTGAAGTATTTTACACAGATGAAGGATATGAACTCTGATTTTTATTTTGATGTTGAACTTGATCAAAACAAGCATCTCAAAACTATATTTTGGGCTGATGCTCGAAGTAGAGCAGCATATGAGTACTTCGGTGATGTAGTTTCGTTTGATACTACTTATAAAACCAATCGTTACGATAAGCCATTTAGTTCCTTTGTGGGGGTTAATCACCATGGTAACTCAATGCTTCTTGGGTGTGGTTTGTTAACTAAGAAAAATTCAGGCTCGTTTACTTGGTTATTTAATGCTTGGCTTACATGTATGCATGGAAAGGCTCCTAAAAGCATTATAACAGATCATGCCTCGGAATACGAGCTGGAATTGAGAATGTGA
- the LOC112805699 gene encoding F-box protein At5g07610-like, producing the protein MKHSPGDAVAGNKDLMTDIFLRLPAKDVIRCKCVCKEWLALISNPQFGYSHTLRFCRNNRYPRVLLLRKISDDTGNMKVCVVPFRSNDQNTLVENNICEPVSSILQSCNGLLLCDANTPPQSTNPRTKNFEQRCSYRVINPAINCCFNLTYNSIKPYPHFLMPFLYYEPQESPYYKVILFSEFSWTSQRGAVEISVYSSETDSWTEYGVFYQGVPVKFGVYCNGFVHWFSPHKILIYFDIKKLCFNELRWTSYEFCILNVQYFGQSGGNLHLVVANPKRELEYHIWELEKDYCGWILKYHMDLNRICEGVNLKVQYHADQVSMSVVCQENEEEDSAILFLSDSNDDEKIKIVSYNLNNHGSRILHELNQEYSFKALQYFETLSRTTRFDHV; encoded by the coding sequence ATGAAGCATAGCCCAGGCGATGCTGTTGCCGGGAACAAAGATCTTATGACGGACATATTTCTCCGGCTTCCGGCAAAAGACGTGATCCGATGTAAGTGTGTGTGCAAAGAATGGTTAGCTCTCATTTCCAACCCTCAATTCGGTTACTCACACACTCTTCGTTTTTGCCGCAATAACCGTTATCCACGAGTTCTATTGCTTCGAAAAATCAGTGATGACACGGGCAACATGAAAGTTTGTGTAGTACCTTTCAGGTCCAATGACCAAAATACCCTCGTCGAAAATAATATATGTGAACCCGTTTCTTCCATCCTCCAATCTTGCAACGGTCTTCTACTTTGCGACGCTAATACACCGCCGCAATCAACAAACCCTAGAACAAAGAATTTCGAACAACGTTGCAGCTACCGTGTAATCAACCCTGCCATTAATTGTTGCTTCAATCTAACCTACAATAGTATCAAACCTTATCCGCATTTCTTGATGCCATTTCTTTATTACGAGCCTCAAGAATCCCCTTATTACAAAGTGATCTTGTTCAGTGAATTTTCTTGGACTTCTCAAAGAGGTGCAGTTGAGATTAGTGTTTATTCATCAGAGACAGATTCATGGACTGAATATGGGGTTTTCTATCAGGGCGTAcctgttaagtttggtgtttattGCAACGGTTTTGTTCATTGGTTCAGTCCTCACAAGATATTGATCTATTTCGATATCAAGAAGCTTTGCTTTAACGAATTGCGATGGACATCATATGAATTTTGCATTTTGAATGTACAATATTTTGGACAATCCGGAGGGAATCTGCACTTGGTTGTGGCTAATCCTAAAAGGGAATTGGAATATCATATTTGGGAATTGGAGAAAGATTATTGTGGGTGGATTTTGAAATACCATATGGATCTTAATCGTATCTGTGAAGGGGTAAATTTGAAAGTACAGTATCATGCTGATCAAGTTTCTATGAGTGTTGTTTgccaagaaaatgaagaagaggacTCAGCAATTTTGTTCCTCAGTGattctaatgatgatgagaagatcAAGATTGTGTCTTATAATTTGAACAatcatggttcaagaattctccATGAACTAAATCAAGAGTATTCGTTCAAGGCATTGCAGTACTTTGAAACTCTTTCACGTACTACTAGATTTGATCATGTTTGa